The nucleotide window GAGGTGGTTCACGATCTGTTACTCACAGATCATTTCTGGAAAAAAGCATCATGCTAATTATAACAAGGTCAAAATGAACAATTCAAGTATTTACAGGGGTATATGTTTCTTTCAGGGGCATCAATACAGTATATGCTCTATGCTCGATTAATTTACTTaaatggctttaaataaaagccatcTAACATAAAAATGTGTAGAAATCCATAAATACCAACAAACTACAATCTTCATGTTTGTTTTACCTGGGATTGGGAGCAACAGTGGAAACGCACGTCATTGAGAGATGTGTGGTCGAGCAGCCAACTCTTGTACTCGTCCATCTTGGTTTCAATGCCGCAGATGCCCCCATTGCGACATTCCTGGCTCCAGGTGCCGTATTCTCCCCACTCATTGCCGTTACCCTCCAGAACTGGGTCGCTGCTGCAGCGGAATTTGATGTTATTGACGGCAGTGTCGTCATCAAATATGCCCCGGTGTGGCTCCACACGCAGCTGGAAGGAGACGAGTGTTCCCGTGGGGCAATACTGAGGGCTCGACCAGTCACCATAGCTTGAGACAATGAGTACaatggggaagggagagggggaaaaaggtAAATGAGCTAAAAGAGATCAATAGCATGGAACAGACAAAGGGTGCTCTTTTGGTGAATTACCGGGGATATACAGGTAAAGTTACTCAAGTTTCCTCAATTCTCATATCTTaacaacatttttacaaagaAATTACATGATCAGACCGAAGCCTGACCTGTACCTTACATTTAAACTACTCACACAAGGCAAAAGGCTAAAGTTTACAAAGAAGTTTAACAAGTCCGTAAGAGTTAAAGTGTTATCTTACTATCCAATGTGAGACTCGATTGTATGAAGGTAGCGCCTGTCCTCGGCTTTGGCACAAATGAGACGAATGCCATTGAGGGAAGTGTCATCACTAGAATATTGATGAGGTTGCACCTGAAAGAGAGTAGATAGACACATGCTAGCATGAAATTAACCCAAATAGTAGTGTGGGTTACTTCT belongs to Osmerus mordax isolate fOsmMor3 chromosome 8, fOsmMor3.pri, whole genome shotgun sequence and includes:
- the LOC136947575 gene encoding vitelline membrane outer layer protein 1-like, with protein sequence MAIFLPIAVVLATLSPGLSASVEITSVERAGTAYSSRPYSSVLTVSNGEKFGKWKWPEMCPDTFYAVGFSLRVQPHQYSSDDTSLNGIRLICAKAEDRRYLHTIESHIGYYGDWSSPQYCPTGTLVSFQLRVEPHRGIFDDDTAVNNIKFRCSSDPVLEGNGNEWGEYGTWSQECRNGGICGIETKMDEYKSWLLDHTSLNDVRFHCCSQSQK